The following are encoded in a window of Rosa chinensis cultivar Old Blush chromosome 4, RchiOBHm-V2, whole genome shotgun sequence genomic DNA:
- the LOC112199366 gene encoding 26S proteasome non-ATPase regulatory subunit 2 homolog A, with amino-acid sequence MDLSAEDLAVKQKLELYVERVQDPDPRLQMVALESMRHEIRSSTSSMTAVPKPLKYLRPHYTTLKSYYEIMGASDLKINLADILSVLALTMSAEGERESLKYRMLAGSNVDIGSWGHEYVRNLAAEIAEEYADNKLQFQISDENPNCDLMKLVRQIVAFHMRHNAETEAVDLLVEIGDHLNLLFEHVDKTNFKKTCLYLTSSARYLPARPDDAYLALDIAYKIYLKFGEYPNALQIALFVDGHQLIREVFTSCDDVLCKKQLCYMLARHGGNYSVPDDDDDDNMDGDSNNREVMQDIINNTKLSEGYLILARDLEVMEAKTPQDIYKAHLLHGQVSSSVDSARQNLADTFVNAFVNVGFGQDKLMTRVEPPKDHWLFKNKEHGKISAAASLGMISLWDVDSGFAHIDKYLHSNDNHVIAGALLGIGIFNCGVKHDCDPALAILGEYVDREDPSIRIGAIMGLGIAYAGSKNEQIGSQLNPILNDAKAPLDVVTFTAISLGLIFIGSCNEEVAQAIILALMDRTDAELGDPLARLISVSLGLVYLGKQDNVEATAQVSQTFNEKIRRHCDMTLLSCAYAGTGDVLKVQTLLGHCSQHVEEKGETHQGPAVLGISMVAMAEELGLEMAIRSLEHLLQYGQQSIRKAAPLALGLLCISNPKVNVMDTLSRLSHDTDSEVAMAAVVSLGLIGAGTNNARIACMLRSLSSYYYKDANLLFCVRIAQGLVHLGKGLSTLNPYHSDRFLQSPAALGGIIVMLHACLDMKAIILGEYHYVLYYLVMAVQPRMLLTVDENLKPLSVPVRVGKAVDVVGQAGHPKTITGFQTHSTPVVLAAGEKAELVTEKYIPLSPFLEGFVILKENLDYKED; translated from the coding sequence ATGGATTTGTCTGCGGAGGATTTGGCAGTGAAGCAAAAATTGGAGCTATATGTGGAGAGGGTTCAAGATCCTGATCCTCGGCTGCAGATGGTTGCTCTCGAGAGTATGAGGCACGAAATTCGTTCTTCAACCAGTTCAATGACGGCTGTTCCAAAGCCCTTGAAATATCTTCGCCCACATTACACAACTCTAAAATCATATTACGAAATAATGGGAGCTTCAGATTTGAAGATAAACCTGGCAGATATACTATCTGTTTTGGCACTGACCATGTCTGCTGAGGGAGAGCGGGAAAGCTTGAAGTACAGAATGTTGGCTGGTTCAAACGTTGACATTGGTTCATGGGGTCATGAATATGTCAGGAACTTAGCTGCAGAAATTGCTGAAGAATATGCCGATAATAAGCTGCAGTTTcagatcagtgatgaaaaccctAATTGTGACCTAATGAAACTGGTACGACAGATTGTTGCTTTTCACATGAGGCACAATGCCGAAACTGAAGCGGTTGACCTCTTGGTTGAGATTGGAGATCACCTTAATCTGTTATTTGAGCATGTTGATAAGACGAATTTTAAGAAGACTTGCCTTTATCTGACGAGTTCAGCAAGATACCTTCCTGCCAGACCAGACGATGCGTACTTAGCTTTGGATATTGCATACAAGATATATCTGAAGTTTGGAGAATATCCAAATGCACTTCAGATTGCGCTTTTCGTTGATGGCCACCAGTTGATAAGGGAAGTGTTTACATCTTGTGATGATGTGCTGTGTAAAAAACAACTTTGCTACATGCTTGCTAGGCATGGTGGTAATTATTCAGTgcctgatgatgatgatgatgataacaTGGATGGGGATAGTAATAACCGAGAGGTAATGCAGGACATTATTAATAACACTAAGCTCAGCGAAGGTTATCTTATCCTTGCTCGAGATCTTGAGGTCATGGAGGCCAAAACTCCACAGGATATATACAAGGCACACTTGCTTCATGGTCAAGTAAGTAGTAGTGTTGATTCAGCGCGACAGAACTTGGCCGACACATTTGTTAATGCATTCGTAAATGTGGGCTTTGGTCAGGATAAGTTGATGACGAGAGTTGAACCACCAAAAGATCATTGGCTTTTCAAGAATAAGGAGCATGGAAAGATCAGCGCTGCTGCAAGTCTAGGTATGATTTCACTGTGGGATGTTGACTCTGGATTTGCCCACATTGACAAGTACCTGCACAGCAATGACAACCATGTTATTGCTGGTGCCTTGTTGGGGATTGGAATTTTCAATTGCGGTGTCAAACATGATTGTGATCCAGCGCTGGCAATTTTGGGGGAATATGTAGATAGAGAAGATCCATCTATCCGCATTGGTGCAATAATGGGACTAGGGATTGCATATGCTGGTTCAAAGAATGAGCAGATAGGTAGTCAGCTGAATCCGATACTTAATGACGCAAAAGCTCCACTTGATGTGGTCACATTCACTGCAATCTCATTGGGGTTGATATTCATTGGTTCCTGCAATGAAGAGGTAGCTCAAGCTATCATACTTGCACTAATGGACCGAACTGACGCAGAGTTGGGAGACCCCCTTGCTCGCCTAATTTCGGTTAGCCTTGGCCTTGTGTACCTTGGGAAGCAAGACAACGTTGAAGCCACTGCTCAAGTTTCACAGACATTTAATGAAAAAATCAGAAGACATTGTGATATGACTCTGCTTTCTTGTGCTTATGCTGGAACAGGAGATGTTCTCAAGGTTCAAACCCTTCTCGGCCATTGCTCGCAACATGTTGAGGAGAAGGGTGAAACTCACCAGGGACCTGCTGTGCTTGGAATTTCTATGGTAGCAATGGCTGAAGAATTGGGACTTGAAATGGCAATTCGTTCATTAGAGCATCTTCTACAGTATGGACAACAAAGCATCCGGAAGGCAGCTCCTTTGGCCCTTGGTCTCCTTTGCATATCAAACCCAAAGGTCAATGTTATGGACACATTAAGCAGACTTAGCCATGATACAGATTCAGAAGTAGCAATGGCTGCAGTGGTTTCCTTAGGTTTGATAGGTGCAGGAACCAATAATGCCAGAATAGCTTGCATGCTTCGCAGTCTTTCAAGTTATTACTACAAAGATGCCAACCTTCTCTTCTGCGTGCGCATTGCTCAAGGTCTTGTACATTTAGGAAAGGGTTTATCGACTCTAAATCCATATCATTCCGACCGCTTCTTGCAATCACCAGCAGCACTTGGTGGAATCATAGTCATGCTGCACGCATGTCTTGATATGAAAGCCATCATTTTGGGGGAGTATCATTATGTTCTCTACTATCTTGTCATGGCTGTGCAGCCAAGAATGTTGTTGACTGTGGACGAGAATCTCAAACCCTTGTCTGTCCCTGTTCGAGTGGGAAAAGCTGTGGATGTTGTTGGGCAGGCTGGCCATCCAAAAACAATAACCGGTTTCCAAACCCACTCAACACCGGTTGTTCTGGCAGCTGGTGAGAAAGCAGAGTTGGTGACTGAGAAATATATTCCCCTTTCTCCCTTCCTTGAAGGTTTTGTCATTTTGAAAGAAAATCTGGACTACAAGGAAGACTAG
- the LOC112198392 gene encoding probable DNA primase large subunit, translating to MLAVRSRKPAGYDDVPTLPLYRSAPALDVRLEEFELFAIDRLRVLKGISDGLSRGKKHEEMEKLVTDLWKTNMRHPQASEDINKDIISHFVLRLVYCRTEELRKWFLSMETALFRHRFRNERPEAQRSLMAEFGLAYKKVDISELESVMDKLTQVARSTSQSLPTADAIFYKVPFAEVPELVGSRRVFISKGHAYIAMSQVVSLVATHFRSHLSKALMLTNRKWTSTIVEQEKNRLTPIVEALSTSYLGPDYSQPKEFAEISLREIDDIAKSSFPMCMRHLFEKLREEHHLKHGGRMQLGLFLKGVGLKLDDALAFWKAEFSRKVGAERFDKEYAYSIRHNYGREGKRTDYTPYSCQKIISSTPGVGDHHGCPYRHFSEENLTAALSRMGVNSRALGDVMSKVRNKHYQLACTLTFEAVHGTSCEAGINHPNQYFSDSQMIMKSKNHSTANDTQMQIESS from the exons ATGTTAGCGGTTCGATCCCGGAAACCCGCCGGATACGACGACGTTCCGACGCTCCCTCTCTACCGCTCCGCCCCGGCCCTTGATGTTCGCCTCGAAGAGTTCGAGCTTTTCGCCATCGATCGCCTCCGAG TGCTTAAAGGGATATCGGATGGATTATCACGAGGAAAGAAAcatgaagaaatggagaaattggTGACTGATCTTTGGAAGACAAATATGAGGCACCCTCAGGCATCAGAGGACATCAACAAGGACATAATATCACACTTTGTTCTGCGTCTTGTTTATTGCAGAAC GGAGGAACTGAGGAAATGGTTTCTTTCCATGGAGACTGCCCTATTTCGTCACCGTTTTCGCAATGAAAGGCCTGAAGCTCAG AGGTCACTAATGGCAGAATTTGGTCTTGCCTACAAGAAAGTTGATATTTCAGAACTTGAG AGTGTAATGGACAAACTGACCCAGGTTGCGCGTTCTACGAGTCAATCTTTACCCACCG CTGATGCCATATTTTACAAG GTACCATTTGCAGAAGTTCCAGAACTTGTCGGTAGCCGTAGAGTATTCATCAGCAAGGGGCATGCATATATAGCTATGAGTCAG GTGGTTTCCCTTGTTGCCACACATTTCCGCAGTCATCTGTCAAAAGCACTGATGTTGACTAACAG AAAATGGACATCAACTATAGTAGAACAAGAGAAAAATCGGTTGACTCCT ATAGTTGAAGCCCTATCCACAAGCTACCTGGGTCCGGACTATTCTCAG CCAAAAGAATTTGCTGAGATATCCTTAAGAGAAATTGATGACATAGCTAAGAGCTCCTTTCCTATGTGCATGCGCCACCTTTTTGAAAAG CTGAGAGAGGAGCATCATCTAAAGCATGGAGGGAGAATGCAACTGGGTCTCTTTCTCAAG GGTGTTGGGTTGAAGCTGGATGATGCACTTGCATTTTGGAAAGCTGAGTTCTCACGAAAG GTTGGTGCTGAGAGGTTTGACAAAGAATATGCATATAGCATACGCCACAATTAtggaagagaaggaaaaagaacg GATTACACGCCTTATTCCTGTCAAAAGATCATCTCATCTACTCCTGGCGTAGGAGATCATCATGGATGCCCATATCGGCATTTCAG TGAAGAGAATCTGACAGCTGCTCTCAGTAGAATGGGAGTGAACAGTCGTGCTCTTGGCGATGTAATGAGCAAAGTTCGGAATAAGCATTATCAG CTGGCATGCACCTTAACGTTTGAAGCTGTCCATGGGACATCATGCGAAGCTGGGATTAACCATCCAAATCAATACTTCTCTGACAGCCAAATGATTATGAAGTCAAAG AATCATTCTACAGCGAATGACACGCAAATGCAAATAGAATCTTCTTGA